The following proteins come from a genomic window of Nostoc sp. ATCC 53789:
- a CDS encoding cytochrome c oxidase subunit II: MQQVPVSLWTLVAGIVVTAISIWIGQNHTLMPMQASLQAPLVDGFFNVMFTIAIALFLVVEGTILIFLVKFRRRRGDDTDGLPIEGNVPLEIFWTAIPTVIVLCLGIYSVDVFNQMGGFEPAGHPHSAAHVAHKSGTAIAATLSDTSEATTAPAPTIGIGASPQTLGKPADLVVDVKGIQYAWIFNYPDSGITSGELHIPVGADVQLNLSAQDVIHSFWVPNFRLKQDALPGIPTELRFVATKPGTYPVVCAELCGGYHGSMRTEVIVHTPEAYENWRTENQIAQQQNLNQVVAVNPADLSTSEFLAPHTHEMGISAATLESLVIGH; this comes from the coding sequence ATGCAACAAGTTCCTGTTTCACTATGGACTCTGGTTGCTGGGATAGTAGTTACAGCAATTAGCATTTGGATCGGTCAAAACCACACTCTCATGCCGATGCAGGCATCGCTACAAGCGCCTTTGGTAGACGGTTTTTTCAACGTCATGTTTACCATTGCGATCGCACTCTTCTTAGTGGTAGAAGGAACTATTCTGATTTTTTTGGTGAAGTTTCGTCGCCGTCGCGGTGATGATACCGATGGTTTACCAATAGAAGGTAACGTTCCCTTAGAAATCTTTTGGACAGCAATTCCAACAGTGATTGTCCTATGTTTGGGCATCTACAGTGTAGATGTTTTTAACCAGATGGGCGGTTTTGAGCCTGCTGGTCATCCTCATTCAGCCGCTCATGTTGCTCATAAGTCGGGAACAGCTATTGCAGCTACATTAAGCGATACTTCCGAAGCAACAACTGCCCCAGCCCCAACAATTGGTATTGGCGCGTCTCCTCAAACTCTAGGGAAACCAGCCGATTTAGTTGTTGATGTCAAAGGCATACAGTATGCCTGGATATTTAATTACCCCGATAGTGGCATTACCTCTGGGGAATTGCACATACCCGTCGGTGCTGATGTTCAACTCAACCTTTCAGCACAAGATGTAATTCATTCATTCTGGGTTCCAAACTTCCGCTTGAAACAAGATGCACTTCCCGGTATCCCTACCGAACTACGATTTGTCGCCACCAAACCAGGTACATATCCCGTAGTTTGTGCTGAGTTATGCGGTGGTTATCACGGTTCAATGCGGACAGAGGTAATTGTCCACACACCAGAAGCTTATGAGAACTGGCGGACAGAAAACCAGATTGCCCAACAACAAAACCTCAATCAAGTCGTTGCAGTTAATCCAGCCGACTTATCAACATCAGAGTTTCTCGCACCTCACACCCATGAGATGGGAATCAGTGCAGCAACTCTAGAGTCATTGGTCATTGGTCATTAG
- the fdxB gene encoding ferredoxin III, nif-specific, whose amino-acid sequence MAQLTGLTFGGKAWTPKFAQEIDKDKCIGCGRCVKVCGYNVLGLKALNEEGEFVEDEDDEEIERKVMAVTSPENCIGCEACSRICPKNCYTHVAVNN is encoded by the coding sequence ATGGCGCAACTAACAGGTTTGACATTTGGCGGAAAGGCTTGGACACCAAAATTTGCTCAGGAAATTGACAAAGATAAATGTATCGGCTGTGGCAGATGCGTTAAAGTGTGCGGATACAATGTGCTAGGTTTGAAGGCACTCAATGAAGAAGGTGAATTTGTAGAAGACGAAGATGATGAAGAAATTGAACGGAAAGTAATGGCAGTTACTTCTCCAGAAAACTGTATTGGTTGTGAAGCGTGTTCACGGATTTGTCCGAAGAATTGCTACACCCATGTTGCAGTAAATAATTAA
- a CDS encoding helix-turn-helix domain-containing protein yields MPYTIPNNSCVGCDNCRPQCPTGAIKIEDNEYWVDPGLCNNCEGYYSEPQCVIACPTNSPIPWQAKKGRCKVEPRDSTSLDLFSNGKNNPFASAIAIWEACNVLGQRTSLHWETDEDGYLCYSRQVNQGRGAIAFHIQDPFQVNDKATDIAAIEALDIRAACIHLIFAGYATALEQPWEQEFAIDERQIEKYLGMEKRKDLSKAAKLALMKNLVQQACSLVISIDWPQQGRINGFSVTNSRLWHLVDIQHHFQEDNHGCKYLIGLTFKVKAGLWAQYFLNKQACKERTAFYQYGSLPKTLLTTVMSIWQQHEGAVRLMLWLLFKTKMGKEQRITIPTLLRIAYGEEKVALASRQREERKRLLRTFESDLEILNHYGMKPLFDPVTYPPEIQPLWAKLIDLPEDPDEALEFWTNDGGSETRLTDTGPRGKWNLLMNARILAFELPPEWEQQISESEKKQRRTAKAKKKPKATNDLLGEQILQARKNLNLSQRELAKLTGKSQSWIRDIENGRLKAKLEDQVLLRKVLNMTSS; encoded by the coding sequence ATGCCTTATACAATTCCTAACAACAGTTGCGTTGGATGTGACAACTGCCGCCCCCAATGTCCTACGGGTGCAATCAAAATAGAGGACAATGAATATTGGGTTGATCCTGGTCTTTGTAATAATTGTGAGGGCTATTATTCAGAACCGCAATGTGTAATAGCTTGTCCAACTAATTCTCCCATTCCTTGGCAGGCAAAAAAGGGGAGATGCAAAGTTGAACCGAGAGATTCTACCAGTTTAGACTTGTTTTCTAACGGCAAGAATAATCCATTTGCTTCTGCGATCGCAATTTGGGAAGCGTGTAATGTACTAGGGCAACGCACATCACTACATTGGGAAACCGATGAAGACGGGTATCTATGTTATAGCCGACAAGTCAATCAAGGACGAGGTGCGATCGCCTTTCACATCCAAGATCCATTCCAAGTTAATGACAAAGCCACCGATATAGCAGCAATTGAAGCGCTTGACATCAGAGCCGCTTGCATACATCTAATTTTTGCAGGTTATGCCACAGCCTTAGAGCAACCTTGGGAGCAAGAATTTGCGATCGATGAGCGACAAATCGAGAAATATTTGGGGATGGAGAAACGCAAAGATTTGAGCAAAGCTGCCAAGCTAGCTTTAATGAAAAATCTTGTCCAGCAAGCTTGCTCCCTGGTTATCTCCATTGATTGGCCCCAACAAGGTCGAATTAACGGATTCTCTGTTACAAACAGCCGCTTATGGCACTTAGTAGATATTCAGCACCACTTCCAAGAAGACAATCATGGATGCAAATATCTGATTGGGTTAACTTTTAAAGTCAAAGCAGGCTTATGGGCACAATATTTCTTAAACAAACAAGCATGTAAAGAGCGAACCGCATTCTATCAATACGGTAGTCTTCCGAAAACGCTGCTAACCACAGTTATGAGCATTTGGCAGCAACATGAAGGCGCGGTTCGGTTAATGCTGTGGTTGCTGTTTAAAACCAAAATGGGCAAAGAACAACGCATTACCATTCCTACCTTGCTGCGTATTGCTTACGGTGAAGAAAAAGTCGCTCTTGCATCCAGACAACGGGAAGAACGCAAACGTCTGTTGCGAACCTTTGAAAGCGACTTAGAAATTCTCAATCACTATGGAATGAAACCACTTTTCGATCCGGTTACTTACCCACCAGAAATTCAACCTTTGTGGGCGAAGTTAATCGATCTTCCCGAAGATCCAGATGAAGCATTAGAATTTTGGACTAACGACGGTGGTTCTGAAACTCGCCTCACAGACACAGGCCCCCGTGGTAAGTGGAATCTACTAATGAATGCGCGAATTTTGGCTTTTGAACTTCCACCAGAATGGGAACAGCAAATCTCAGAATCGGAAAAAAAGCAACGGCGAACTGCTAAAGCCAAAAAGAAGCCCAAAGCTACAAACGATTTACTGGGTGAACAGATTTTGCAGGCGCGAAAAAATTTGAATCTTTCCCAAAGAGAATTGGCAAAACTCACAGGTAAAAGCCAAAGCTGGATTCGAGATATCGAGAATGGTCGTTTAAAAGCCAAATTAGAAGACCAAGTTCTGTTACGAAAAGTCTTAAATATGACTTCATCTTGA